The following coding sequences lie in one Phyllopteryx taeniolatus isolate TA_2022b chromosome 4, UOR_Ptae_1.2, whole genome shotgun sequence genomic window:
- the LOC133476479 gene encoding uncharacterized protein LOC133476479 isoform X2, producing MTEASVKIHNKGSSDPPQLPSLSTRKRPCDKLSSTDVDHTFQQQSPLQVSVIISVQDQTTAQSSLIKPEVIPDKKGEESTVNEPVKEQQEATVTHPISDPQLERSPVRDDSKSKEEEKMTEKCDRALSQTCTDQHQVFLLTAEEARQSGSTALEDHQRTKNDLQCDLVGNQKVNQGIPSDEGMGDSTEHKTEGMTGEPVKKRKRMGMCGLTEKERSHFLQISKTVNGPTGREKIERQMSNNKADIESSLLPPSLLPTPVAGIAGPGEEEVFHSSHDKPVDRPETEVHIPATPSDGSDIVCKQSCLYGKSHDHGEGPVPAQDPTTDTNSDPPAMEEEHHLENPNPQEVDCGSSSVTFSNLEVQCVAIKIDKKIHDTCSDSADCDEDKANESSANAQQGDGFVKLCEDVTSGDSEKNDM from the exons ATGACCGAAGCAAGTGTGAAGATTCACAACAAAG GCAGCTCAGATCCACCACAGCTTCCCTCCCTCAGTACAAGAAAAAGGCCATGTGACAAGCTTTCCTCTACTGATGTTGACCACACGTTTCAACAACAG TCCCCTTTGCAGGTGTCTGTTATAATTTCTGTACAAGATCAGACAACAGCACAGTCCTCTCTGATCAAACCAGAAGTCATCCCTGACAAAAAGGGTGAGGAATCCACTGTCAATGAGCCTGTTAAAGAGCAACAAGAGGCAACAGTCACCCATCCCATCAGTGATCCTCAACTCGAAAGGTCTCCTGTTAGGGATGACAGCAAGagcaaggaagaagaaaaaatgacaGAGAAATGTGACAGGGCACTCTCTCAAACATGCACTGATCAACACCAGGTCTTTTTGTTGACCGCTGAAGAAGCACGTCAGTCAGGTTCAACTGCTTTGGAAGATCATCAGAGAACAAAGAATGACCTTCAGTGTGATTTAGTAGGAAACCAAAAAGTCAACCAAGGTATACCAAGCGATGAGGGCATGGGTGACAGCACAGAACACAAAACTGAAGGAATGACAGGAGAGCcggtcaaaaagagaaaaaggatgGGTATGTGTGGTCTTACAGAGAAAGAGCGAAGTCATTTTTTACAGATAAGTAAGACTGTAAATGGACCGACCGGTAGAGAGAAAATTGAACGGCAGATGTCCAACAATAAAGCTGACATTGAATCGTCTCTATTACCACCATCACTGCTCCCAACCCCTGTGGCTGGCATTGCAGGACCGGGCGAGGAAGAGGTATTTCACTCCAGTCATGACAAACCAGTTGACAG GCCAGAAACAGAAGTCCACATTCCTGCCACTCCCTCTGACGGGAGCGACATTGTGTGCAAGCAAAGTTGCTTGTATGGCAAAAGTCATGACCATGGAGAGGGCCCAGTTCCTGCTCAGGATCCAACTACAGACACAAATTCAGACCCACCTGCAATGGAAGAGGAACATCATTTGGAAAACCCAAATCCCCAAGAAGTGGACTGTGGATCATCAAGCGTAACTTTTAGCAACCTGGAGGTGCAGTGTGTTGCCATAAAAATTGATAAGAAAATACATGATACATGTAGTGATAGTGCGGACTGTGACGAAGACAAAGCAAATGAATCGTCTGCTAATGCCCAGCAAGGAGATGGCTTTGTCAAACTCTGTGAGGATGTAACCTCTGGTGACTCCGAGAAGAACGACATG